A portion of the Bdellovibrionales bacterium genome contains these proteins:
- a CDS encoding LysR family transcriptional regulator, translating to MSPFSNEIEYVLILAQTLNISRAAELCGIKQSGLSKALMKVEERLEVKLFSRSKSGLQLTHEGLRVIKLLSDLKSSWDTAWRASNRDDFIGTVKIGCHTSIAQSSFSNFFSDLVENHPGVNMDMTFDRSLAITRKVINSEIDLGLVISPQRHPELVISLLRRETVGVWKSQKAKKSINLVYFNPEMIDIYSYLRAFTGYKLVPISDYITISAILRESQGCGILPSCTAAMMGDLKLEKELKATQLNLIYRKDRSYNRTLQAVIRIIKDGFRP from the coding sequence ATGTCGCCATTTTCAAATGAAATTGAATATGTTCTGATCCTGGCTCAAACTCTGAATATCTCACGAGCTGCTGAATTGTGTGGAATCAAACAATCGGGACTATCGAAGGCGCTCATGAAGGTTGAGGAACGACTTGAAGTCAAACTTTTCTCACGCAGCAAGAGTGGCCTTCAACTGACCCATGAAGGACTTCGCGTGATCAAACTATTGTCTGATCTGAAGAGCAGTTGGGATACGGCCTGGCGAGCTTCAAATCGGGATGACTTTATCGGAACGGTAAAAATTGGCTGCCATACATCGATTGCACAAAGTTCCTTTTCAAATTTCTTTTCAGATCTTGTCGAAAATCACCCTGGCGTAAATATGGATATGACTTTTGATCGTTCATTGGCTATCACAAGGAAGGTCATTAATTCCGAGATTGATTTGGGACTTGTCATCAGTCCGCAACGACATCCTGAGCTTGTTATATCTCTCCTTCGCCGCGAAACTGTTGGTGTCTGGAAAAGTCAAAAAGCCAAAAAATCAATTAATCTAGTTTATTTCAATCCTGAGATGATTGACATTTATTCCTACTTACGAGCTTTTACCGGATATAAGTTGGTCCCTATTTCAGATTACATCACGATATCAGCGATTTTAAGGGAGAGCCAGGGTTGTGGCATATTGCCTTCTTGTACGGCCGCGATGATGGGTGATCTGAAACTCGAAAAGGAACTGAAGGCAACACAACTCAATTTGATTTATAGAAAGGATCGTTCCTATAACAGAACATTACAGGCAGTCATACGCATTATTAAGGATGGATTTCGGCCTTAA
- the fliP gene encoding flagellar type III secretion system pore protein FliP (The bacterial flagellar biogenesis protein FliP forms a type III secretion system (T3SS)-type pore required for flagellar assembly.), which yields MTLPSVSLGFKNTSDPNEVVSAIRVIIILTVLTLAPAILIMMTSFTRIVIVLSFVRQAIGTQQLPPNQLLVGLGLFLTLFVMAPFLTKINENAIQPYLKGAISQEKALDEGLVPLRKFMFSQTRDSDLSLFIKMSKSKTPKTRADVSTIVLIPAFIVSELKTAFQIGFIIYLPFLVIDMVAASVLMAMGMMMLPPVIISLPFKIMLFVLVDGWSLLIGGLVESFG from the coding sequence ATGACCCTTCCCAGTGTGAGCTTGGGATTTAAGAATACAAGCGATCCAAACGAAGTAGTAAGTGCAATTAGAGTGATCATAATTCTGACGGTTCTCACTTTGGCCCCTGCCATTTTAATTATGATGACAAGTTTCACCCGCATTGTGATTGTACTGTCATTTGTTCGCCAAGCAATTGGAACTCAGCAATTGCCACCAAATCAGCTCTTGGTTGGTTTAGGACTGTTTCTGACTTTATTTGTGATGGCCCCATTTTTGACAAAGATAAACGAGAACGCGATCCAGCCTTACCTGAAGGGCGCTATCAGTCAAGAGAAGGCTCTTGATGAGGGACTTGTTCCGTTGCGGAAATTTATGTTCAGTCAAACGAGAGATTCAGATCTTTCATTGTTTATCAAAATGTCTAAATCGAAGACTCCTAAAACACGGGCGGACGTATCGACAATAGTTTTAATTCCAGCATTCATTGTGTCCGAACTTAAGACAGCCTTTCAAATTGGATTTATCATTTATCTTCCCTTTTTGGTGATTGACATGGTGGCTGCTAGTGTCCTCATGGCGATGGGTATGATGATGTTGCCTCCGGTGATTATTTCTCTTCCGTTTAAAATTATGCTTTTTGTTTTAGTTGATGGCTGGTCCTTGCTGATAGGCGGGCTGGTTGAAAGCTTTGGTTAG
- a CDS encoding inositol monophosphatase — translation MKNREVDLDLSIALEQGFSAVKQGRKILLDYFGHLTQVSEKYQAGLVSEADVASEKAIVNSLLGYFPHHKIIGEEQSSDNMNQSPGVIQSEFPTWIIDPLDGTTNYVYGFHVFCISVGLQFRGEMLVGIVDMPKLDQTYYATRGGGAFVREKGKDRRLSVSRRKSLRESLLATGFSPYDEDVLIEQMQIFSKLMRETRGIRRAGAAAYDLCQVAEGIFDGFWEKNLSPWDTAAGLLLVREAGGIVTNYAGQPYSVQMNSILASNPNIHSAMTSTLSLTN, via the coding sequence GTGAAGAACAGAGAAGTGGATCTTGATTTGAGCATCGCTTTGGAACAAGGATTTTCAGCTGTCAAACAGGGACGAAAGATTTTGTTGGATTATTTCGGACACTTAACTCAGGTTTCTGAGAAGTATCAAGCGGGTCTAGTATCAGAGGCAGACGTCGCCAGTGAAAAGGCCATCGTGAATTCATTGTTGGGGTATTTTCCACATCACAAAATAATTGGTGAAGAGCAAAGTTCTGATAATATGAACCAAAGTCCAGGTGTGATTCAATCTGAATTTCCAACTTGGATCATTGATCCTTTGGATGGAACAACTAATTACGTCTACGGTTTTCATGTGTTTTGTATTTCGGTGGGGCTTCAATTTCGCGGAGAAATGTTAGTAGGAATTGTCGACATGCCAAAGCTGGATCAGACGTACTACGCAACAAGAGGCGGCGGTGCATTTGTCAGGGAGAAAGGAAAGGATCGGAGACTTAGCGTCAGCCGAAGGAAGTCTCTGAGAGAATCCCTGTTGGCCACGGGATTTTCACCCTATGATGAAGACGTTTTGATTGAGCAGATGCAAATTTTTTCAAAACTAATGAGGGAAACGAGAGGAATTCGTCGAGCTGGTGCGGCGGCCTATGACCTTTGTCAGGTGGCCGAGGGGATTTTCGATGGATTTTGGGAAAAAAATTTAAGTCCATGGGATACAGCTGCTGGACTTCTATTGGTGAGAGAAGCTGGTGGGATTGTGACAAACTATGCAGGTCAGCCCTATTCTGTTCAGATGAATTCAATTTTAGCTTCAAATCCAAACATTCACTCAGCTATGACCTCGACTTTGTCATTGACAAATTAA
- a CDS encoding FliO/MopB family protein — protein MRKGIAREGGAVLVRGALIIFMIGIYFEAAFAREVRQIKREGLRVEGAKPIDSRAQDQRPLLSVGPNDIDQGETSALSLEDSDDPDDSNDSDGSGGSKVKGMAGATDEAIANKAAPDIDLQSRRILATDLDFPKELPPKRVDLFESDSVLQKSGGQPKNGAEDKPEDRPLTKGLVRSQTQNSVKENREGESSLSQDEAKIPVLTASTASREHRSGGTTSRLLMSLGLVLTLAIAIGYGAKYWTRKRLGFQDQTKIQILSQYHLGPKKSLVIVQVAGESLLLGMTDQSINLIKPLALIDDEIPTTSPSHFLGELEEFSNLPSMGEVRDRVQIQSSQKRSKEKSTAEDVNLKSIQTMITSRLREMRTL, from the coding sequence TTGAGAAAAGGCATTGCGCGAGAGGGGGGAGCTGTGTTGGTTCGTGGGGCGCTGATTATCTTCATGATCGGGATCTATTTTGAGGCTGCTTTCGCTCGAGAGGTCCGACAGATAAAAAGAGAGGGTCTTCGGGTCGAAGGAGCCAAGCCCATTGACTCAAGAGCGCAAGATCAACGGCCTTTACTTTCTGTAGGCCCCAATGACATTGATCAAGGAGAGACTAGCGCATTGAGCTTGGAGGACTCAGACGACCCAGACGACTCAAATGACTCGGACGGATCAGGCGGATCTAAAGTGAAGGGAATGGCTGGCGCCACTGACGAGGCTATAGCTAACAAGGCGGCACCTGATATCGATCTGCAATCTCGAAGAATCTTGGCAACTGATTTGGACTTTCCGAAGGAGCTTCCGCCCAAACGAGTAGATTTGTTCGAGAGCGACTCTGTTCTACAGAAGTCAGGCGGTCAGCCCAAAAATGGGGCTGAGGATAAGCCTGAGGATAGACCTCTGACGAAGGGACTGGTTCGAAGTCAAACCCAAAATTCGGTAAAAGAGAATCGGGAGGGCGAAAGTTCACTCAGCCAGGATGAAGCAAAGATTCCTGTTCTCACGGCCTCTACGGCCAGTCGGGAGCATAGATCTGGAGGAACTACTTCGCGTTTGTTGATGAGTCTAGGATTGGTTTTAACTTTGGCAATTGCAATCGGCTATGGCGCGAAGTACTGGACAAGAAAGCGATTGGGATTTCAGGATCAAACAAAAATTCAAATTCTCTCTCAATATCACCTGGGCCCCAAAAAGAGCCTGGTCATTGTTCAGGTGGCTGGTGAAAGTCTCTTGTTGGGAATGACTGATCAAAGTATCAATCTAATTAAACCATTGGCTCTCATCGATGATGAAATACCGACAACGTCACCAAGTCATTTTCTGGGAGAGTTGGAGGAGTTTTCCAACCTACCGTCTATGGGAGAAGTTCGCGATCGAGTTCAAATTCAGTCCTCGCAAAAGAGGTCTAAAGAGAAATCGACGGCAGAAGATGTGAATTTGAAGAGCATCCAGACAATGATAACGAGTCGGTTACGGGAAATGAGGACTTTGTGA
- a CDS encoding SPOR domain-containing protein, protein MLSQRGGSKADTVVKLVLIFFISLLSFSVGTFVGKQVSDSDYKRASLEEDYKSFRQVSHGEEGKDDPTKKLSNEELTSLTEEFVNTEKEVLAANKAESIEKEKTEELETPVKAENASGTGYKKYSKDQSEPSTPSKTVEHNADNGKKIAEHKSQIKKVEIERSSSSVPKEAQRVADGKAPVADQKEIRRPTSILPSVATSSIGKYTIQVASYANEDEAKAHASELKQKGWNAFYLPAEISSKTWFRVSIGLFTDQKVPGPFARN, encoded by the coding sequence ATGTTGAGTCAGAGGGGCGGATCAAAAGCCGACACCGTTGTTAAACTCGTTCTAATTTTTTTTATATCACTTCTATCTTTTTCGGTGGGCACCTTTGTTGGAAAGCAAGTGAGCGATAGCGATTACAAACGTGCCTCACTTGAGGAGGACTACAAGAGTTTTCGGCAGGTCTCCCACGGCGAGGAAGGCAAGGACGACCCAACAAAGAAATTATCCAATGAAGAACTCACAAGCTTAACTGAGGAATTTGTAAATACCGAAAAGGAAGTTTTGGCAGCCAACAAAGCAGAGTCTATCGAAAAAGAAAAGACCGAAGAGCTTGAAACTCCAGTCAAAGCCGAAAATGCAAGCGGAACTGGATATAAAAAGTATTCCAAAGATCAGTCGGAGCCCTCTACCCCATCGAAGACAGTCGAACACAACGCCGACAATGGTAAAAAAATTGCTGAACATAAAAGTCAAATCAAGAAGGTTGAAATCGAAAGATCCAGCTCTTCTGTCCCTAAGGAAGCACAGCGAGTCGCCGATGGAAAGGCTCCTGTCGCAGATCAAAAAGAGATTCGCAGACCGACGAGCATCTTGCCCTCTGTAGCTACTTCTTCGATTGGCAAGTACACCATTCAAGTGGCTTCTTACGCAAACGAGGATGAAGCGAAAGCTCATGCCAGCGAACTTAAGCAGAAGGGCTGGAATGCCTTCTATTTGCCCGCTGAAATTAGCTCGAAGACTTGGTTTCGCGTCAGTATTGGTCTCTTCACCGATCAAAAAGTGCCGGGGCCTTTCGCGAGGAATTGA
- the fliN gene encoding flagellar motor switch protein FliN — MADDKSNLAKNIESEFEKTSDAPKDDSKKNDTKSEGRDANLNLILDIPLRVTVELGRTKMIVSELLNLGQGSVIELSKLAGEPMEVLVNDKLVARGEAVVVNEKFGVRLTDIISPTERVEQLGSN; from the coding sequence ATGGCCGACGACAAGTCAAATCTTGCTAAGAATATCGAAAGTGAATTCGAAAAGACTTCTGATGCCCCCAAGGATGATTCCAAAAAAAATGACACAAAAAGTGAAGGGCGAGATGCGAACCTCAATTTGATTCTTGATATTCCACTGAGGGTTACGGTCGAGTTGGGAAGAACAAAGATGATAGTGAGTGAACTACTCAATCTGGGGCAAGGATCAGTCATAGAGCTGAGTAAGCTGGCGGGCGAACCTATGGAGGTTCTCGTAAATGATAAGTTAGTTGCTCGCGGAGAGGCGGTAGTGGTGAATGAAAAATTTGGAGTTCGTTTGACCGACATTATTTCGCCAACAGAGCGTGTGGAGCAATTAGGTAGCAATTAA
- a CDS encoding flagellar basal body-associated FliL family protein — protein sequence MAEANAAPQAERVSPASSGKSPTLFIVLAVINMLVVAGVGAMIYLGKKKEAAHPGIDDVIRGESAAQKKELEEADFIGKLIPLETFLVNVAGSRGRKLLKINMELEVDGNEVQGELEKLKPKIRDIIIITLSSKTYAEVSTREGKEGMRDEIKDQVNLFLTKGKIKRVYFTEFIFN from the coding sequence GTGGCAGAAGCAAACGCAGCACCTCAAGCAGAAAGGGTTTCTCCTGCTTCGTCAGGAAAAAGTCCAACCCTATTTATTGTCTTAGCTGTGATCAATATGTTGGTTGTGGCTGGAGTGGGCGCAATGATTTATTTAGGAAAGAAAAAGGAAGCTGCTCACCCGGGAATTGATGATGTGATTCGCGGAGAAAGTGCCGCCCAAAAGAAGGAGCTCGAAGAAGCTGATTTTATTGGAAAATTGATTCCGTTGGAGACGTTTTTGGTTAACGTAGCTGGTAGTCGTGGCCGAAAGCTTCTAAAAATCAATATGGAATTGGAAGTGGATGGAAATGAAGTGCAGGGCGAATTGGAAAAGCTGAAACCAAAGATTCGCGACATCATTATCATCACTCTTTCGAGCAAAACTTATGCGGAGGTCAGTACTCGAGAGGGTAAAGAGGGAATGCGAGACGAGATCAAGGATCAAGTAAATCTATTCCTGACCAAAGGGAAGATCAAGCGAGTCTATTTTACGGAGTTCATTTTTAATTAA
- the fliM gene encoding flagellar motor switch protein FliM: MSQVLSQSEVDALLAAVSDGELSETGEGQQRTGGPDDKVVVVYDLTSQDRIIRGRLPQLDVIYEKFMRSFRVSLSSALRKIASLNHASTDFLKFGEFINTLPMPTCMSVLRFNNLRGSALFVIESKLAYALVDNFFGGADRPYTKIEGKDFTPIELSIIRKVVDLAIEDLEIAWSSVEKIDCSFVRTEINPQFVGIVPPTDIVIASTFDVELENANGTITLVIPYSTIEPIKQKLSTGFQVESDQTDKNIWAKTFTEQMMGTKIEIKVNLGESSITLNDLMGLKTGDVLLLNQDATGELDVQVENVKKFKAFYGIHHGTLAVQVTREIKK; this comes from the coding sequence ATGAGCCAGGTTCTATCGCAAAGTGAAGTAGATGCCCTCCTAGCTGCGGTTTCAGATGGTGAACTATCTGAAACTGGAGAGGGACAGCAGAGAACTGGTGGCCCCGATGACAAGGTGGTGGTGGTCTATGATCTTACCAGCCAAGACAGAATTATTCGCGGTCGTCTGCCTCAATTGGATGTCATTTATGAAAAATTCATGCGTTCATTTCGGGTTTCGCTTTCTTCGGCCCTGAGAAAAATTGCATCACTCAATCATGCGAGTACAGATTTTTTGAAATTTGGTGAATTCATCAATACGCTTCCGATGCCCACCTGCATGAGTGTGCTTCGTTTCAACAACTTGCGTGGATCTGCTCTTTTTGTCATCGAGAGCAAGCTAGCCTATGCTCTTGTAGACAATTTTTTTGGAGGGGCAGATAGACCCTACACAAAAATTGAAGGAAAGGATTTTACTCCGATTGAACTCTCAATTATTCGGAAAGTTGTGGATTTGGCAATAGAGGATCTTGAAATTGCTTGGTCATCTGTCGAAAAAATAGATTGCTCCTTTGTCCGTACAGAAATCAATCCACAGTTTGTTGGAATTGTGCCTCCTACTGACATTGTCATAGCCTCCACTTTTGACGTTGAATTGGAGAACGCGAACGGAACAATAACCTTGGTTATTCCATATTCGACCATTGAACCAATTAAGCAAAAGCTTTCAACTGGATTTCAAGTTGAATCTGATCAGACTGATAAAAATATTTGGGCCAAAACATTTACTGAGCAAATGATGGGCACAAAAATCGAGATCAAGGTCAACCTGGGCGAGTCGTCAATCACTCTCAACGATCTCATGGGTCTCAAGACTGGCGACGTATTATTGCTGAATCAGGATGCGACTGGAGAACTAGATGTTCAGGTGGAAAACGTGAAAAAATTTAAGGCATTCTATGGAATACACCACGGAACATTAGCTGTGCAGGTAACTAGAGAGATAAAAAAATAA